The following coding sequences are from one Halanaerobiales bacterium window:
- the gltX gene encoding glutamate--tRNA ligase, translated as MSEMRLRFPPSPTGKIHIGNMRTALFNWLWAKKNDGKLILRIEDTDQDRSSKEFEDIILRELDWLGIDIDEGVGVGGENGPYHQSERLDIYKKYIDKLIEEDYAYRCYCTPEELNEMREKQRENGEMPHYDGRCRNLTEEEKKEYEKEGREPVVRFKVPADEEIVVHDLIRGDVSFNTSVIGDFVIVKSDGMPTYNFAVVVDDALMKVTQVIRGEDHISNTPKQILLYEALGFDLPEFAHLPLILDENKGKLKKRGGDNTVFIGEFRNKGYLPEALFNFLALLGWSPKDEQEIIDKEQMIKDFDIRDVNKSGAVFDIEKLNWMNGKYIRDADLDRIVDMSIPYLKNAGYIKDENSVDREWLEKVIEVARTGVDFLEQIPREAELFFTELEFEDKEEAKEEFSEEGVELVFDSLKEKLEELDELEIDKIGNIFSEMKDELPVGARTIYHPVRLALTGMTSGPELTEVIYILGRKEVESRLDKALKLAK; from the coding sequence ATGAGTGAAATGCGTCTGCGTTTTCCCCCAAGTCCAACAGGGAAAATTCATATTGGAAATATGAGAACAGCTTTATTCAATTGGTTATGGGCAAAAAAGAATGATGGTAAATTAATATTAAGAATTGAAGATACAGATCAGGACAGATCAAGCAAAGAATTTGAAGACATTATATTGAGAGAATTAGATTGGTTGGGAATTGATATAGATGAAGGTGTAGGTGTAGGTGGAGAAAATGGACCTTACCACCAATCTGAAAGACTTGACATCTATAAAAAATATATAGATAAATTAATAGAAGAAGATTATGCTTATCGTTGTTATTGTACTCCAGAAGAACTTAATGAAATGCGTGAAAAACAAAGAGAAAATGGGGAAATGCCTCATTATGATGGAAGATGCAGAAATTTAACTGAAGAAGAAAAAAAAGAATATGAAAAAGAAGGTCGAGAACCGGTAGTAAGATTTAAGGTGCCTGCTGATGAAGAAATTGTTGTTCATGATCTTATTAGAGGAGATGTTTCTTTTAATACTTCTGTAATTGGAGATTTTGTAATAGTAAAATCTGATGGTATGCCTACTTATAATTTTGCAGTAGTTGTTGATGATGCTCTAATGAAAGTTACTCAGGTAATTAGAGGAGAAGATCATATTTCTAATACTCCAAAACAAATATTATTATATGAAGCTCTAGGATTTGATCTTCCGGAATTTGCACATTTACCACTAATACTTGATGAAAATAAAGGCAAATTAAAGAAACGTGGTGGAGATAATACTGTTTTCATAGGCGAATTTAGAAATAAAGGCTATTTACCTGAAGCTTTATTTAACTTTTTAGCATTACTTGGTTGGTCACCTAAAGATGAGCAGGAGATTATAGATAAAGAACAGATGATTAAAGATTTTGATATTAGAGATGTAAATAAAAGTGGAGCAGTTTTTGATATAGAAAAATTAAATTGGATGAATGGTAAATATATAAGAGATGCTGATCTAGATAGAATAGTTGATATGTCTATACCTTATTTGAAAAATGCTGGCTATATTAAAGATGAAAATAGTGTTGATCGTGAATGGCTTGAAAAAGTAATAGAAGTAGCAAGAACAGGTGTGGATTTTCTTGAACAAATTCCAAGAGAAGCTGAATTGTTTTTTACTGAATTAGAATTTGAAGATAAAGAAGAGGCAAAAGAAGAGTTTAGTGAAGAAGGAGTAGAATTGGTTTTTGATAGTCTCAAAGAAAAACTAGAAGAACTAGATGAACTAGAAATAGATAAAATAGGAAATATATTTAGTGAAATGAAAGATGAACTTCCAGTTGGTGCCAGAACTATTTATCATCCAGTAAGACTTGCTTTAACCGGAATGACTTCTGGCCCTGAGTTAACAGAAGTAATTTATATTTTAGGCAGAAAAGAAGTTGAATCCAGACTAGATAAAGCATTAAAATTAGCTAAATAA
- the cysS gene encoding cysteine--tRNA ligase has product MLLEVYNTLSGKREKFTPENLGIVNMYVCGLTVQNFSHIGHIRSAINYDVIRRYLEYKGYEVNYVQNFTDINKKIVRRALEEEISSEELAEKYKQAYLEDLEALNVKKADNYCSVSDNISEIIEVIETLIEKGYAYESEGNVYFSVEKFDDYGKLSGRKIEDMEAGARIKVEESKRHPMDFALWKKVKDQERSWESPWCKEGWPGWHIECSAMSMNYLDTQIDIHGGGTDLIFPHHENEIAQSEAYSGKKPFAKYWLHNGTVNLKGEKMSKSLGNFYTTRELLEKFQPDSLKYFLLTKHYRSPIDFSLKEVKKSEKNLLKLNKTKNKMAEIINQDVTGSSNNNFKEFKDQLKKHKNAFEKAMDNDFNTAQAIGVLNELSSDINGFINDSDLVINKATQSIIKESYDLFNKLTDVLGLKLNLETDKKENPQLVNDLVDYILEIRKQARENKNYEKADQIRDDLKEMGIEVNDGPHGVEWDFAIENYSEEEEDES; this is encoded by the coding sequence ATGTTGTTAGAAGTATATAATACTTTAAGTGGAAAAAGAGAAAAATTTACTCCTGAAAATTTAGGTATTGTTAATATGTATGTTTGTGGCCTGACTGTACAAAATTTTTCACATATAGGCCATATTCGAAGTGCTATAAATTATGATGTAATAAGACGTTATCTCGAATATAAAGGTTATGAAGTAAACTATGTACAAAATTTTACAGACATTAATAAAAAAATAGTACGTAGGGCTCTCGAAGAAGAAATATCTTCTGAAGAATTGGCTGAAAAATATAAACAGGCTTATCTTGAAGATTTAGAAGCTTTAAATGTCAAAAAAGCTGATAATTATTGTAGTGTTTCTGATAATATTTCAGAAATTATTGAGGTAATTGAAACACTCATTGAAAAAGGATATGCTTATGAAAGTGAAGGAAATGTTTATTTCAGTGTTGAAAAATTTGATGATTATGGTAAATTATCTGGTAGAAAAATAGAAGATATGGAAGCTGGAGCAAGAATAAAGGTTGAAGAATCAAAGAGGCATCCGATGGATTTCGCTCTCTGGAAAAAAGTTAAAGATCAGGAAAGAAGTTGGGAAAGTCCCTGGTGTAAAGAAGGTTGGCCGGGCTGGCATATTGAATGTTCAGCGATGTCTATGAATTATCTTGATACTCAAATAGATATTCATGGAGGTGGGACTGATCTTATTTTTCCCCATCATGAAAACGAAATAGCTCAATCTGAAGCATACAGTGGTAAAAAACCTTTTGCAAAATATTGGCTTCATAATGGAACTGTTAATCTAAAAGGTGAAAAAATGTCCAAATCTCTTGGTAATTTCTATACTACAAGAGAGCTTCTTGAAAAATTTCAACCTGATTCTTTAAAATATTTCTTGTTAACCAAACATTATCGCAGCCCCATAGATTTTAGTTTAAAAGAAGTAAAAAAATCTGAGAAAAATTTATTGAAATTAAATAAAACTAAAAATAAAATGGCTGAAATTATTAATCAGGATGTAACAGGTAGTTCAAATAATAATTTTAAAGAATTTAAAGACCAACTAAAAAAACACAAAAATGCTTTTGAAAAAGCAATGGATAATGACTTTAACACTGCTCAAGCTATAGGTGTTTTAAATGAACTATCCTCAGATATCAATGGTTTTATAAATGATTCTGATTTAGTTATTAATAAAGCTACTCAGTCTATAATTAAAGAAAGTTATGATCTTTTTAATAAATTAACAGATGTTTTAGGTTTGAAATTAAATTTAGAAACAGATAAAAAAGAAAATCCTCAACTTGTTAATGATTTAGTAGATTATATTTTAGAAATTCGTAAACAGGCTAGAGAAAATAAAAATTATGAGAAGGCTGATCAAATAAGAGATGATTTAAAAGAAATGGGTATAGAAGTTAATGATGGCCCTCATGGAGTTGAATGGGATTTTGCAATAGAAAATTATTCAGAGGAGGAAGAAGATGAAAGTTAA